The Xyrauchen texanus isolate HMW12.3.18 chromosome 38, RBS_HiC_50CHRs, whole genome shotgun sequence genome window below encodes:
- the cldn8.2 gene encoding claudin-8 produces the protein MSYTAGSYVDKSYMGKPYGGSAYTSYMDEKSAKEVYDEQLKTEKRKRQESMYCEVLALVIGFIGLIGVATVTGLPMWKVTAFIEENIIVMETRWEGLWMNCYRQANIRMQCKVYDSLLFLPADLQAARGLMCASVALTFFACIVSAIGMRCTRLVDSRPRTKHIVLVSGGCLYLAGCVTTIIPVSWTGHVIIQDFYNPLLIDAQRRELGEALYIGWVTSAILFCAGVILLCRHAPRTQEKENMASVLYRAGSAPYNYSYRPGNGYQPGYTYQPAYSYQPAYSPAPPAVYNPPRY, from the coding sequence ATGTCTTACACAGCGGGGTCTTATGTGGACAAGTCCTACATGGGCAAACCCTATGGTGGCAGTGCCTACACCAGCTACATGGATGAGAAGTCTGCAAAGGAGGTGTATGATGAACAACTCAAGACTGAGAAGAGAAAACGACAGGAATCTATGTACTGTGAGGTCTTGGCGCTGGTCATCGGATTCATCGGACTGATCGGCGTCGCTACCGTCACAGGCCTCCCCATGTGGAAGGTGACGGCCTTCATTGAGGAGAACATCATTGTCATGGAGACTCGTTGGGAGGGCTTATGGATGAACTGTTACCGGCAAGCCAATATCCGGATGCAGTGCAAAGTGTATGACTCTTTGCTATTTCTTCCGGCCGACCTCCAGGCCGCCAGAGGCCTGATGTGCGCCTCAGTGGCGCTGACCTTCTTCGCCTGCATCGTGTCAGCCATAGGAATGCGCTGCACGCGACTCGTAGACTCCCGGCCCAGGACCAAACACATCGTTTTGGTCAGCGGAGGCTGTTTGTACCTGGCCGGCTGCGTAACCACTATCATTCCCGTCTCTTGGACGGGTCACGTGATCATTCAAGACTTCTACAACCCGTTGTTGATCGATGCCCAACGCAGGGAGCTCGGAGAGGCGCTCTACATCGGATGGGTCACTTCGGCCATCCTCTTCTGTGCCGGAGTTATTCTGCTTTGTCGACACGCTCCACGGACCCAGGAGAAAGAGAACATGGCGTCAGTGCTGTATCGGGCCGGATCAGCCCCGTATAACTACTCATACAGACCCGGAAATGGATACCAGCCCGGTTACACTTACCAGCCCGCATACAGCTATCAGCCGGCGTATTCTCCAGCGCCACCTGCGGTCTATAACCCACCACGATACTGA
- the LOC127631861 gene encoding claudin-8-like: MANGALEIVGMCVTLIGLIGAAASTGMPMWRVTAFIGENIIVMETRYEGLWMNCYRQASIRMQCKVYDSLLALSPDLQAARGLMCCSVALTGLGLLIAIVGMRCTACIQDNDRAKRMILIICGSMILMGCLCCIIPVSWTGHAIIQDFYNPLLIDAQRRELGEALYIGWVSSVFLFAGGCIFICCNGPQDKGPDPKRYMYARNAPYVAYQPQPVAYVHQPQSVYSHPSGPPSFIQPSYQPSRQQSFIQPSRQQSFIQPSRYPSAHRGVAYL; the protein is encoded by the coding sequence ATGGCCAACGGTGCCCTTGAGATCGTGGGAATGTGTGTGACCCTGATTGGGCTCATTGGGGCAGCAGCCAGCACTGGAATGCCAATGTGGCGGGTGACGGCTTTTATTGGCGAGAACATCATTGTGATGGAGACTCGATACGAGGGATTGTGGATGAACTGCTACCGGCAAGCGAGTATTCGAATGCAGTGTAAAGTGTACGATTCTTTGCTGGCGCTTTCTCCTGATCTCCAGGCTGCTAGGGGACTCATGTGCTGCTCCGTGGCGTTGACCGGTCTGGGTTTACTGATCGCGATTGTAGGGATGAGATGCACGGCGTGCATCCAGGACAACGACCGAGCCAAGCGCATGATTCTAATCATATGCGGTAGCATGATTCTCATGGGTTGCCTTTGCTGCATCATTCCCGTCTCATGGACCGGTCACGCTATCATTCAAGATTTCTACAACCCGCTACTCATCGACGCCCAGCGTAGGGAACTAGGTGAGGCACTCTACATCGGTTGGGTGTCGTCTGTGTTCCTGTTCGCCGGTGGGTGCATATTTATCTGCTGTAACGGCCCCCAAGACAAGGGCCCTGATCCAAAAAGATACATGTACGCAAGGAACGCCCCCTATGTGGCTTATCAGCCTCAACCTGTGGCCTATGTCCACCAACCGCAGTCGGTTTACAGCCATCCATCTGGTCCGCCGTCATTCATTCAGCCATCTTACCAACCGTCCAGACAACAGTCGTTCATCCAACCCTCGAGACAACAGTCCTTCATACAACCATCCAGATATCCGTCCGCCCACAGAGGCGTCGCCTATCTCTGA
- the cldn8.3 gene encoding claudin-17 — MVHGKCELIALCLGIVGLTGTAMITGLPMWKVTAFIGENIIVMETRWEGLWMTCFRQASIHMQCKVYDSLLFLPPDLQAARGLTCCALALSTLGLLVSIMGLSSTACLKDQPRIKRMIVMVAGAMQIMASLCVNIPVSWTAHTIIRDFYNPLLIDAQRRELGEALYIGWVTSILLLASGVIFLCRCAGPQSASFYEYPPDHTGNNPTLNRFHPFSSTFSSAEQQPQPLLQNNSLSPSVCSFATMPPVGQCSLYTGEQMIRRPIVYNQNMLPSYNPHTFGSNIMQNQYVPINTQDPSQRSTHFTGSNDSNPYSSYTSGSAFQPVPQNPLFVGYNFSRLQSYSSNSSAGLRI; from the coding sequence ATGGTTCATGGCAAGTGTGAGCTCATCGCTCTGTGCCTGGGCATCGTCGGTCTGACTGGCACGGCCATGATCACAGGCCTTCCCATGTGGAAGGTGACGGCTTTCATTGGCGAGAACATCATCGTCATGGAGACACGCTGGGAGGGCTTGTGGATGACCTGCTTCAGACAGGCAAGCATTCACATGCAGTGTAAAGTTTACGACTCTCTGCTCTTCCTCCCACCGGACTTACAAGCAGCACGTGGGTTGACGTGTTGTGCTCTTGCTCTATCTACCCTGGGCCTCCTGGTGTCCATCATGGGCCTTTCCAGCACAGCATGTCTCAAAGATCAACCGCGCATCAAACGCATGATTGTGATGGTTGCGGGGGCAATGCAGATCATGGCTTCTCTTTGTGTCAACATCCCGGTCTCTTGGACTGCCCACACCATCATCAGGGACTTCTATAACCCATTACTGATTGACGCCCAGCGAAGGGAACTAGGAGAGGCGCTCTATATTGGCTGGGTTACCAGCATTCTCCTTCTGGCGTCCGGAGTTATATTTCTCTGCCGTTGTGCTGGTCCGCAGTCAGCCTCATTTTACGAGTATCCACCCGATCATACAGGCAATAACCCAACTCTAAACCGTTTCCATCCTTTCTCCAGCACCTTTAGTTCTGCAGAACAACAGCCACAGCCCTTGCTCCAGAACAACAGTCTGTCACCTTCTGTATGCAGCTTTGCCACTATGCCACCTGTTGGACAATGTTCACTCTACACCGGAGAGCAAATGATAAGACGACCTATAGTATACAACCAGAACATGTTACCATCTTATAACCCACATACATTTGGCTCAAATATAATGCAAAACCAGTATGTACCCATAAATACACAGGATCCCAGTCAGCGTTCCACACATTTCACAGGAAGCAACGACAGCAATCCGTATTCCTCCTACACTTCTGGCTCTGCATTTCAGCCTGTACCGCAGAATCCACTCTTCGTAGGGTACAATTTTTCCAGACTGCAGTCATACAGCTCGAATAGTAGCGCTGGACTGCGTATTTAA